One window from the genome of Streptomyces sp. NBC_00287 encodes:
- a CDS encoding ATP-binding protein, protein MTSTLPSAPTRQIVPPEELYATELAFLAAYDEGPRPPAWWLTPRAVVTFVMGSGGRALKLPDAAEAPDGVPRRLEVSAKFVGDRALVERCVVTLAGERGLLLVGEPGTAKSMLSELLSAAVCGTSGLVVQGTAGTTEDQLKYGWNYALLLAQGPSRQALVPSPVLTAMSLGAIARVEEVTRCLPEVQDALVSLLSERRIAVPELAGGEDSLAHAAPGFNLIATANLRDKGVSEMSAALKRRFNFETVGPIADLDAETALVRSQARASVERAGAAFQVDDAVLEALVTAFRDLREGRSAEGWEVERPSTVMSTAEAVSVAGALGLAAAYFPGDRDVLGLLPGHLLGVVRKDDPADAARLRGYWDGPVRRRAEQGSATWRTLWDLRTVLEG, encoded by the coding sequence ATGACCAGCACCCTGCCCTCCGCCCCGACGCGTCAAATCGTCCCGCCCGAGGAGCTGTACGCGACCGAGCTGGCCTTCCTCGCCGCCTACGACGAGGGGCCGCGACCGCCCGCGTGGTGGCTCACGCCCCGTGCCGTCGTCACGTTCGTCATGGGCAGCGGCGGCCGGGCGCTGAAGCTGCCCGACGCTGCCGAGGCGCCGGACGGCGTGCCGCGACGCCTGGAGGTGTCGGCCAAGTTCGTCGGCGACCGGGCGCTGGTGGAGCGGTGTGTCGTCACGCTCGCGGGCGAGCGCGGCCTGCTCCTGGTCGGCGAGCCCGGCACCGCCAAGTCCATGCTGTCCGAGCTGCTGTCGGCCGCCGTGTGCGGCACCAGCGGCCTGGTCGTCCAGGGCACCGCGGGCACCACCGAGGACCAGCTCAAGTACGGCTGGAACTACGCCCTGTTGCTCGCCCAGGGCCCGAGTCGGCAGGCGCTGGTGCCCTCGCCCGTCCTGACCGCCATGTCCCTGGGCGCCATCGCCCGGGTCGAGGAAGTCACCCGCTGTCTGCCGGAGGTGCAGGACGCCCTGGTGTCCCTGCTCTCCGAGCGGCGTATCGCCGTACCGGAACTGGCGGGCGGCGAGGACTCGTTGGCGCACGCCGCGCCCGGCTTCAACCTCATCGCCACCGCCAACCTGCGCGACAAGGGCGTCTCGGAGATGTCCGCCGCGCTCAAGCGCCGCTTCAACTTCGAGACGGTCGGCCCCATCGCGGACCTCGACGCCGAGACCGCGCTGGTGCGCAGTCAGGCGCGGGCGTCCGTGGAGCGGGCGGGCGCCGCCTTCCAGGTGGACGACGCGGTGCTGGAGGCGCTGGTGACCGCGTTCCGTGATCTGCGGGAGGGGCGGTCGGCGGAGGGCTGGGAGGTGGAGCGGCCGTCCACGGTGATGAGCACCGCGGAGGCGGTGTCGGTGGCGGGCGCGCTGGGTCTTGCGGCGGCGTACTTCCCGGGCGACCGCGATGTGCTCGGCCTCCTGCCGGGCCATCTGCTCGGTGTGGTCCGCAAGGACGACCCCGCCGACGCGGCCCGGCTGCGCGGCTACTGGGACGGTCCGGTCCGGCGGCGTGCCGAGCAGGGCTCCGCCACCTGGCGCACCCTGTGGGACCTGCGCACGGTGCTGGAGGGCTGA
- a CDS encoding vWA domain-containing protein, translating to MPLTPDEAVAALTDPAAPYLIGVRHHAPSLAAAMPALLDAAKPDVVLVELPAEMQEWLPWLGHEETRAPVALAAAPPDGGGGPAFYPFADFSPELAAVRWAARQGVPVVACDLPLADRAWGEGRDSAGSASVGPGIADALRARLTGRPGDDLWDRLVEATAPGSPPEALRRAALLTGWALREDAAGSGGVPELDLRREAWMCERLAAATANGERAAVVVGAFHAPALVSGGPSLSVGTLAVSGSWITSLIPYTYALLDERSGYPAGIRDPEWQHLVLRAAGDPAALEEALTRAAVEVCAALRSLGHPSGPADAREISRLAGDLARLRGLPAAGRGELVEAVQTVLTQGEPYGRGRAVARAMERVLVGTRTGQPAPGAPRSGLAPAVEAQLAELGLPGPGAESASRDLRLDPLRSDLDRRRELLLRRLTVCGVPYAQAQEVAGAGGADALTSRWEVRWTPATAAMVTAAGVRGVTPAQAAEGVLRERRRVERDEGGSTADQTLRGLREAAECGLPALADERLTDVADVLPHSGTLPELLAGLALLDRLQAGHIPGLGADEDSRTRAAAVAELLTAAAVRQVDGLTGSEDPADAHALLELAHRADVLGGIRLTDALARLAADGSPLMRGAAGAVRVLLGHEAPDALGGRIASWVDSATGPESRSALTARLTGVLTAAGPLLESASAALEPLLSRVVELPDRTFLDRLPALRGGFDTLSPAARERLLTAVEERLGTSGEVTDTGGFDPAALAAWTRADLAVRADLARLGLLPSPVATVAGGRAASPPESQEAAPSAPEEPEPAPLFDERRLSPTDRWRLVLGRRSDQLARSAAGLATALDELYGAGRGEGSRGGLPGAGGRGGGREAPYPGVREWSEELAALFGPGIREEVLAAAAASGRTDVLAELDPDRVRPSVDLLRTVLRHAGGLPEARLAALRPLVRRLVDALTRELATRLRPALHGTALPRPSRRPGGGLDLPRTLRANLATARRGPDGRIVVVPERPVFRTRAKRAADWRLILVTDVSGSMEASTVWAALTASVLAGVPTLSTHFLAFSTEVIDLTGHVDDPLSLLLEVSVGGGTHIAAGLRHARELVTVPSRTLVVVVSDFEEGYPLGGLLAEVRALVGAGCQVLGCASLDDAGRPRYSTGVAGQLVAAGMPVAALSPLELARWVGEKIA from the coding sequence GTGCCCCTCACCCCCGACGAGGCCGTGGCGGCCCTGACCGACCCGGCGGCGCCGTACCTCATCGGCGTACGGCATCACGCGCCGTCCCTGGCAGCGGCCATGCCCGCGCTGCTGGACGCGGCGAAGCCGGACGTGGTGCTCGTCGAACTCCCCGCGGAGATGCAGGAGTGGCTGCCGTGGCTGGGCCACGAGGAGACACGGGCACCGGTCGCGCTCGCGGCGGCGCCGCCGGACGGGGGCGGCGGACCGGCGTTCTACCCGTTCGCCGACTTCTCGCCGGAGCTGGCCGCCGTGCGCTGGGCGGCTCGGCAGGGGGTTCCGGTCGTGGCCTGCGATCTGCCGCTCGCCGACCGCGCGTGGGGCGAGGGGCGGGATTCGGCGGGGTCGGCGTCCGTCGGTCCCGGGATCGCCGACGCGTTGCGGGCCCGGCTGACCGGCCGCCCGGGGGACGACCTGTGGGACCGGCTCGTGGAGGCCACGGCCCCGGGATCCCCGCCGGAGGCGTTGCGCCGGGCCGCACTGCTCACGGGGTGGGCGCTGCGCGAGGACGCGGCGGGCTCGGGGGGTGTTCCCGAGCTGGATCTGCGGCGCGAGGCGTGGATGTGTGAGCGGCTGGCGGCGGCGACCGCAAACGGGGAGCGTGCGGCGGTGGTCGTCGGTGCGTTTCATGCGCCGGCGCTGGTGTCCGGCGGGCCTTCTCTCAGCGTCGGCACGCTTGCGGTGAGCGGGAGTTGGATCACCTCGCTCATCCCGTACACCTACGCCCTGCTGGACGAACGGTCCGGATACCCGGCCGGGATTCGGGATCCGGAGTGGCAGCACCTGGTCCTGCGGGCGGCCGGGGATCCGGCCGCGCTGGAGGAGGCGCTGACGCGGGCGGCTGTCGAGGTGTGTGCCGCGCTGCGGTCGCTCGGGCATCCGTCGGGGCCCGCCGACGCGCGGGAGATCAGCCGCCTGGCCGGTGATCTGGCCCGGCTGCGGGGGCTGCCCGCGGCGGGGCGCGGAGAGCTGGTCGAGGCCGTGCAGACGGTCCTCACGCAGGGCGAACCGTACGGCAGGGGGCGGGCGGTGGCCCGGGCGATGGAGCGGGTGCTCGTCGGAACCCGCACCGGACAGCCCGCGCCCGGGGCGCCCCGCAGCGGCCTCGCCCCGGCGGTGGAGGCGCAACTGGCGGAGCTCGGCCTGCCGGGCCCGGGAGCCGAGAGCGCATCGCGTGATCTGCGGCTGGATCCACTGCGTTCGGATCTGGACCGCCGACGCGAGCTGCTGCTGCGCCGGCTGACGGTGTGCGGGGTGCCGTACGCACAGGCCCAGGAGGTGGCCGGGGCGGGCGGGGCCGACGCGCTCACCTCGCGGTGGGAGGTGCGCTGGACTCCGGCCACGGCGGCCATGGTGACCGCTGCCGGGGTACGCGGGGTCACCCCGGCGCAGGCAGCCGAGGGTGTGCTGCGGGAGCGTCGGCGGGTGGAGCGGGACGAGGGCGGGAGTACGGCCGACCAAACGCTGCGGGGCCTGCGGGAGGCGGCGGAGTGCGGCCTGCCCGCGCTCGCGGACGAACGGCTCACCGATGTCGCCGACGTGCTGCCCCACTCCGGCACACTCCCCGAACTCCTCGCCGGTCTCGCCCTGTTGGACCGGTTGCAGGCGGGTCACATCCCCGGGCTCGGCGCCGACGAGGACAGTAGGACCCGGGCCGCCGCGGTGGCCGAGCTGCTGACGGCCGCCGCGGTGCGCCAAGTCGACGGCCTCACAGGTTCCGAGGATCCGGCCGACGCCCACGCCCTGCTCGAACTCGCGCACCGCGCCGACGTGTTGGGCGGAATCCGGCTCACCGACGCGCTGGCCCGGCTGGCCGCCGACGGTTCGCCACTGATGCGGGGCGCCGCGGGGGCCGTACGCGTGCTCCTCGGGCACGAGGCGCCCGATGCCCTGGGCGGCCGTATCGCCTCCTGGGTCGACTCGGCCACAGGGCCGGAGTCCAGGTCGGCGCTGACCGCGCGGCTCACCGGAGTGCTGACTGCGGCAGGACCGCTGCTGGAATCGGCGTCCGCAGCGCTGGAGCCGCTGCTGAGCCGGGTGGTGGAGCTGCCCGACCGGACGTTCCTCGATCGGTTGCCCGCCCTGCGAGGAGGTTTCGACACGCTCAGCCCGGCGGCCCGTGAGCGCCTGCTCACCGCCGTCGAGGAGCGTCTTGGCACCAGCGGAGAGGTCACCGACACCGGCGGGTTCGACCCGGCCGCGCTCGCCGCGTGGACCCGCGCGGATCTTGCGGTCCGGGCGGACCTGGCGAGGCTCGGACTGCTGCCGTCCCCTGTCGCCACGGTTGCGGGCGGACGCGCCGCCTCCCCACCGGAGTCCCAAGAAGCCGCCCCGTCGGCCCCCGAAGAACCCGAGCCCGCGCCACTCTTCGACGAGCGCCGCCTCTCCCCCACCGACCGCTGGCGGCTCGTGCTGGGTCGGCGTTCGGATCAACTGGCGCGTTCCGCCGCCGGGTTGGCGACCGCGTTGGACGAGCTGTACGGCGCCGGGCGGGGTGAGGGCAGTCGAGGTGGGTTGCCTGGAGCGGGTGGTCGTGGCGGGGGGCGGGAGGCACCGTACCCCGGGGTGCGGGAGTGGTCCGAGGAGCTGGCGGCGCTGTTCGGGCCGGGGATCCGGGAGGAGGTGCTGGCGGCCGCGGCGGCGTCGGGGCGTACCGATGTGCTGGCCGAGCTCGATCCGGACCGCGTGCGGCCCTCGGTGGACCTGCTGCGGACGGTGCTCCGGCACGCGGGCGGCCTGCCCGAGGCCCGGCTGGCCGCGCTGCGTCCGCTCGTGCGGCGCCTGGTGGACGCGCTGACCAGGGAGTTGGCCACACGGCTGCGGCCCGCCCTGCACGGTACGGCTCTGCCGCGCCCCAGTCGGCGGCCGGGCGGCGGCCTGGACCTGCCGCGCACCCTGCGCGCCAACCTGGCGACCGCGCGGCGCGGCCCGGACGGGCGGATCGTGGTCGTGCCCGAGCGGCCGGTGTTCCGTACGCGGGCGAAGCGGGCCGCCGACTGGCGGCTGATCCTGGTCACGGATGTGTCGGGGTCGATGGAGGCGTCCACGGTCTGGGCCGCGCTCACGGCCTCGGTGCTCGCGGGGGTGCCGACCCTGTCCACGCACTTCCTCGCCTTCTCCACGGAGGTCATCGACCTCACGGGCCATGTCGACGACCCGCTGTCCCTGCTGCTCGAGGTCAGCGTGGGCGGCGGCACGCACATCGCTGCGGGCCTGCGGCACGCGCGGGAGCTGGTGACCGTACCGTCGCGGACGCTCGTCGTGGTCGTCAGCGACTTCGAAGAGGGCTATCCGCTCGGTGGACTGCTCGCCGAGGTGCGCGCCCTGGTCGGGGCCGGCTGCCAGGTGCTGGGCTGCGCGAGCCTCGACGACGCGGGCCGTCCCCGCTACTCCACGGGCGTCGCCGGACAGCTCGTCGCCGCGGGCATGCCGGTGGCCGCCCTCAGTCCGCTCGAACTCGCCCGCTGGGTAGGAGAGAAAATCGCATGA
- a CDS encoding MFS transporter, which translates to MSSSPQPTSPQTTAKENGGGGNAMALFVIASCQLMVVLDITIVNIALPDIQRSLDFSTTSLSWVVNAYTLTFGGLLLLGGRAGDILGRRRVFIFGVLLFVFASLLGGFAQNEAQLLAARALQGVGGAIASPTSLALISTTFREGPERNRAFGVFAAVSAGGGAIGLLAGGILVEWLNWRWVLFVNVPIGLLIALATPKWIKESERHPGHFDITGALTSTVGMVLLVYGFIRAAQDGWRDPLTLASFAAAIVILAVFILVERRSTQPITPLHMFADRNRAGTYGIMLCLAAAIFGMFFFLTLFVQNVLDFSPLQAGLAFLPVSAVIAIGAGLASKFLPTYGPKPFMVVGAILAAAGLSWLTLTDINSTYAGSVLGPMLVFSLGMGMEFVSLTLMALSNVPVRETGAASGLLNATQQVGGSLGLSILVTMYGTASRNEAEKQIPDFLAQATPAERLRFERTGDLPPPWSDEVLTAGVSSAFIMAAIFTVVAALIAVLAIQVRSSDLERLKGGSMPGPA; encoded by the coding sequence ATGAGCAGCAGCCCGCAGCCCACATCCCCGCAGACCACCGCCAAGGAAAACGGCGGTGGCGGAAACGCGATGGCACTGTTCGTCATCGCCTCGTGCCAGTTGATGGTGGTCCTGGACATCACCATCGTGAACATTGCGCTGCCGGACATCCAGCGCTCCCTGGACTTCTCCACCACCAGCCTGTCGTGGGTGGTCAACGCCTACACGCTGACCTTCGGCGGACTGCTGCTGCTGGGCGGCCGGGCCGGTGACATCCTCGGCCGACGACGGGTGTTCATCTTCGGCGTGCTGCTGTTTGTATTCGCCTCCCTGCTCGGCGGCTTCGCCCAGAACGAGGCCCAACTCCTCGCCGCACGCGCCCTGCAGGGCGTCGGCGGCGCCATCGCCTCACCGACCTCCCTCGCCCTGATCAGCACCACCTTCCGCGAAGGCCCGGAACGCAACCGGGCGTTCGGCGTGTTCGCCGCGGTCTCGGCGGGCGGCGGCGCGATCGGACTGCTGGCCGGCGGCATCCTCGTCGAGTGGCTGAACTGGCGGTGGGTGCTCTTCGTCAACGTCCCCATCGGCCTGCTCATCGCGCTCGCCACACCCAAGTGGATCAAGGAGTCCGAACGCCACCCCGGGCACTTCGACATCACCGGCGCACTGACCTCCACCGTGGGCATGGTGCTCCTGGTGTACGGCTTCATCCGGGCCGCGCAGGACGGCTGGCGGGACCCGCTCACGCTGGCCTCGTTCGCCGCGGCCATAGTCATACTTGCCGTGTTCATCCTGGTGGAACGCCGGTCCACCCAGCCCATCACGCCGCTGCACATGTTCGCCGACCGCAATCGCGCGGGCACGTACGGCATCATGCTGTGCCTGGCCGCCGCGATCTTCGGCATGTTCTTCTTCCTGACGCTCTTCGTGCAGAACGTGCTGGACTTCAGCCCGTTGCAGGCCGGCCTCGCCTTCCTGCCGGTCAGCGCGGTCATCGCGATCGGCGCCGGGCTGGCCTCGAAGTTCCTGCCCACGTACGGGCCCAAGCCGTTCATGGTCGTCGGCGCGATCCTCGCGGCGGCCGGCCTGAGCTGGCTGACCCTGACCGACATCAACTCCACCTACGCCGGCAGTGTCCTCGGGCCGATGCTCGTCTTCAGCCTGGGCATGGGCATGGAGTTCGTCTCGCTGACGCTGATGGCGCTGTCCAACGTCCCCGTCCGGGAGACCGGCGCGGCCTCCGGACTCCTCAACGCCACCCAGCAGGTCGGCGGTTCGCTCGGCCTGTCCATCCTGGTCACGATGTACGGGACGGCCAGCAGGAACGAGGCGGAGAAGCAGATACCGGACTTCCTGGCCCAGGCCACCCCGGCCGAACGCCTGCGCTTCGAGCGCACCGGCGATCTGCCACCTCCCTGGTCGGACGAGGTCCTCACCGCCGGAGTCTCGTCGGCCTTCATCATGGCCGCGATCTTCACGGTGGTCGCCGCGCTGATCGCGGTCCTCGCCATTCAGGTCCGTTCGTCGGATCTGGAGCGGCTGAAGGGCGGGTCGATGCCGGGGCCGGCTTGA
- a CDS encoding DUF6355 family natural product biosynthesis protein — MEFPLRVRRFVTGALGSAALVLSSFGVVTTAAGAAAADPCGFYETGSDAFYHHCTSDGSNIVIKVEVAWQADYERCVGPGKSWLGSASKIEGAYYTGRTC; from the coding sequence ATGGAGTTCCCCTTGCGTGTTCGTCGTTTCGTGACCGGCGCCCTCGGCAGCGCGGCCCTCGTCCTCTCCTCCTTCGGCGTGGTCACCACGGCCGCCGGTGCCGCCGCCGCCGACCCGTGCGGCTTCTACGAGACCGGCTCCGACGCCTTCTACCACCACTGCACCTCGGACGGCTCGAACATCGTCATCAAGGTCGAGGTCGCCTGGCAGGCCGACTACGAGCGGTGTGTCGGTCCCGGCAAGTCCTGGCTGGGCTCCGCAAGCAAGATCGAGGGCGCGTACTACACCGGCCGCACCTGCTGA
- a CDS encoding maleylpyruvate isomerase N-terminal domain-containing protein, whose protein sequence is MDLFSRSWTALRSAVADLPDEDFERPSGCAGWLVRDLVCHLVIGAQDILITLVTPADTEPTVNAVTYWQLVEPPTGEDPLDALIPRLAAAYGEPKWLKFHFDDVGSATGRAAELADPAARVSTRDEVLTVGDFLHAYVLEWTLHHLDLIAHLPSAPEPPAETLAATRELLEKLAGTPFPAALSDKDALLIGTGRRKPTDAEKAALGDFAQRLPLAVG, encoded by the coding sequence GTGGATCTCTTCTCACGTTCATGGACGGCACTGCGCTCCGCTGTCGCCGACCTCCCCGACGAGGACTTCGAGCGGCCCTCCGGCTGCGCCGGCTGGCTGGTGCGGGACCTCGTGTGTCACCTGGTCATCGGCGCCCAGGACATCCTGATCACGCTGGTCACACCCGCCGACACCGAACCGACCGTGAACGCGGTCACCTACTGGCAGCTTGTCGAGCCCCCGACCGGCGAGGACCCGCTCGACGCGCTGATCCCTCGGCTGGCCGCGGCGTACGGCGAGCCGAAGTGGCTGAAGTTCCACTTCGACGACGTCGGCTCCGCCACCGGCCGCGCGGCCGAACTCGCCGACCCCGCCGCCCGCGTCAGCACCCGCGACGAGGTACTCACCGTCGGCGACTTCCTCCACGCCTACGTCCTCGAATGGACCCTGCACCACCTCGACCTGATCGCCCACCTCCCGTCCGCCCCGGAACCGCCGGCCGAGACCCTCGCGGCGACCCGCGAACTGCTGGAGAAGCTCGCGGGGACGCCGTTCCCGGCGGCCCTCTCCGACAAGGACGCCCTGCTGATCGGCACGGGCCGCCGTAAGCCGACGGACGCGGAGAAGGCCGCGTTGGGCGACTTCGCTCAACGGCTGCCGCTCGCGGTGGGCTGA
- a CDS encoding GNAT family N-acetyltransferase — protein MDDSELLTAADVQLMQALAQRVTAVRPDLVNSDASYGELAWNWGKGHVGNGESWLRRLWFSGDELVAWGWAQLPHRVRRSDGSVKDVAGAYLAYQVHPDHRELVDEVIDWFDGVTVGVERTVVAQAADEFALKRWAAYGYETDPASLGDTGSWTQLNERDLDDVEQPVLPDGFRFRTADEAGRQAVVQAHVDAWAPSPYSAEAYEGVRRTPPYRGDLHILVEAPDGTMAASTIMWLDEANKTAEFEPVGTHPDYRRLGLGRAILLHGMHLAREAGARHMTVACLGAPGHRAACGLYYSVGFRRFTHDVPLIKTVGWGS, from the coding sequence ATGGATGACTCCGAGCTCTTGACCGCTGCGGACGTACAGCTCATGCAAGCCCTGGCGCAGCGGGTCACCGCGGTCCGCCCCGACCTGGTCAACAGCGACGCGTCGTACGGAGAACTGGCCTGGAACTGGGGCAAGGGGCACGTCGGCAACGGCGAGAGCTGGCTGCGCCGACTGTGGTTCTCCGGTGACGAGTTGGTCGCGTGGGGCTGGGCCCAGCTGCCCCACCGGGTGCGGCGGAGCGACGGGTCGGTGAAGGACGTCGCCGGCGCCTATCTCGCGTATCAGGTCCATCCCGACCACCGTGAGCTGGTGGACGAGGTGATCGACTGGTTCGACGGTGTGACGGTCGGTGTCGAGCGTACGGTCGTGGCGCAGGCCGCCGACGAGTTCGCCCTGAAGCGCTGGGCGGCGTACGGCTATGAGACCGATCCGGCCTCGCTCGGCGACACCGGTTCCTGGACTCAGCTCAATGAGCGGGACCTCGATGACGTGGAACAGCCGGTGCTCCCCGACGGATTCCGCTTCCGCACCGCCGACGAGGCCGGACGGCAGGCCGTGGTCCAGGCCCATGTGGACGCCTGGGCTCCGTCACCGTATTCGGCGGAGGCCTACGAGGGTGTCCGGCGGACCCCGCCGTACCGCGGCGATCTGCACATCCTGGTAGAGGCGCCCGACGGAACCATGGCCGCGTCCACGATCATGTGGCTCGACGAGGCCAACAAGACCGCCGAATTCGAGCCGGTCGGAACGCATCCGGACTACCGGCGTCTCGGTCTCGGCAGGGCGATACTGCTGCACGGGATGCATCTGGCACGGGAGGCCGGGGCCCGTCACATGACGGTCGCCTGTCTGGGCGCACCGGGGCATCGCGCGGCGTGCGGGCTGTACTACAGCGTGGGGTTCCGTCGGTTCACCCACGACGTGCCGCTCATCAAGACCGTGGGCTGGGGCAGTTGA
- a CDS encoding response regulator, with amino-acid sequence MTDVRHEIGVLVVDDDFMVARVHRAFVERVPPFKVVGVASTGAQAIAAVDELRPDVVLLDLYLPDIFGLDVIPRLRTAGHDCDVMVISAAREADTVRGAVRHGVVDYLLKPFEFQDLRLRLERYADQRGRLRGAVVRSQADVDRVLAGAAAPASVAGALPKGMSVETAELIERTLRDCPGTLSATECAALTGISRVSARRYLEHFHTIGRADVSLRYGATGRPERRYGLCGRGEGVGSAAENGSMASRSPGTVAHHG; translated from the coding sequence ATGACCGACGTACGGCACGAGATAGGCGTCCTCGTCGTGGACGACGACTTCATGGTGGCCCGTGTCCACCGTGCCTTCGTCGAACGCGTCCCGCCCTTCAAGGTCGTCGGCGTCGCCAGCACCGGCGCACAGGCCATCGCGGCGGTCGACGAACTCCGCCCCGACGTAGTGCTGTTGGACCTCTACCTCCCCGACATCTTCGGCCTCGACGTCATTCCCAGGCTCCGCACCGCCGGGCACGACTGCGACGTCATGGTCATCAGCGCGGCCCGGGAGGCCGACACGGTACGCGGCGCCGTCCGCCACGGCGTCGTCGACTATCTCCTCAAGCCGTTCGAGTTCCAGGACCTGCGACTGCGACTTGAGCGCTACGCCGACCAGCGCGGCCGACTACGAGGCGCCGTCGTCCGCAGCCAGGCCGACGTGGACCGGGTGCTGGCGGGCGCAGCGGCACCGGCGTCGGTGGCCGGCGCGCTGCCCAAGGGCATGAGCGTGGAGACCGCCGAGCTCATCGAACGCACCCTCCGCGACTGCCCCGGCACCCTCTCCGCCACCGAGTGCGCCGCCCTCACCGGCATCTCCCGCGTCAGCGCCCGCCGCTACCTGGAGCACTTCCACACCATCGGCCGCGCCGACGTCTCCCTCCGCTACGGCGCGACGGGACGGCCGGAGCGGCGGTACGGGCTCTGCGGGCGGGGGGAGGGCGTGGGCAGCGCTGCCGAAAATGGGTCGATGGCTTCGCGGAGCCCTGGCACAGTGGCGCACCATGGATGA
- a CDS encoding sensor histidine kinase yields MLLLQLAIVVMVLFAVAAVSLAQSEATFNRVEGRRVGALAEQLAATPLVRSQLTQPVPQEALAPLVNSMQTQSGVTSVTIADAGGRIVSSTNPTVIGDRLPLGAGAAAGRGWSGPLTLDGSRERVAQVPVLGAARENLGRHLGTVMIGVADPTVWQRLSGASSYLLAYLGIASGLGVAGSWLLARRVKRQTLGLEPREIAGLAEHREAMLYGIAEGVVALDPQHRLTLVNAMGRGLLDLPEDCVGQSLAQLGIEGRLRDVLAGTADDRPDQVVVRHGRVLVMNRMTVTKDGRALGSVTTLRDRTEFARLEREIGSFRSSTELLRAQAHEFANQLHTISGLIQIGEQDEVVHYIRALSRHRQSLDITLSRRVRDTAVAALLMAKASLAAERRVALRISDDTALDRLTPEDAADVATVVGNLVDNAVDAAAHDGWVEVELRQDASSVEIVVRDSGPGVAPELAREVFSHGFTTKAAQEGERGMGLALTRLVCERHGGEISVTNTPEGAMFTARMTVSHLTDAVAEGAT; encoded by the coding sequence ATGCTGCTCCTGCAGCTCGCCATCGTCGTGATGGTGCTGTTCGCGGTCGCCGCGGTCTCGCTCGCCCAGTCCGAGGCGACCTTCAACCGCGTGGAGGGCCGCCGGGTCGGCGCCCTGGCCGAACAACTCGCCGCAACTCCCCTTGTCCGCAGCCAGCTCACGCAGCCCGTGCCGCAGGAGGCGCTCGCCCCGCTGGTGAACTCCATGCAGACCCAGTCCGGGGTGACGTCCGTGACCATCGCCGACGCGGGCGGCCGGATCGTCAGCTCCACCAACCCCACCGTCATCGGCGACCGGTTGCCGCTCGGCGCGGGCGCGGCGGCGGGCCGCGGCTGGTCGGGACCGCTCACCCTGGACGGCAGCCGCGAACGCGTCGCCCAGGTCCCCGTCCTCGGCGCCGCCCGGGAGAACCTGGGCCGCCACCTCGGCACCGTGATGATCGGCGTGGCCGACCCGACGGTGTGGCAGCGCCTCAGCGGCGCCTCCTCCTATCTCCTCGCCTACCTCGGCATCGCCAGCGGCCTCGGCGTGGCCGGCTCCTGGCTGCTCGCCCGGCGCGTCAAACGCCAGACCCTCGGCCTGGAGCCACGCGAGATCGCGGGCCTCGCCGAACACCGCGAGGCGATGCTGTACGGCATCGCCGAGGGCGTCGTCGCGCTGGACCCGCAGCACCGGCTGACCCTCGTCAACGCGATGGGCCGCGGCCTGCTCGACCTGCCCGAGGACTGTGTGGGCCAGAGCCTCGCCCAACTCGGCATCGAGGGACGGCTGAGGGACGTCCTCGCCGGGACCGCGGACGACCGGCCCGACCAGGTCGTCGTCCGGCACGGCCGGGTCCTGGTGATGAACCGGATGACGGTCACCAAGGACGGCCGCGCGCTCGGCTCGGTCACCACCCTGCGCGACCGCACCGAATTCGCCCGTCTGGAACGGGAGATCGGCTCCTTCCGCTCTTCCACGGAACTGCTGCGCGCCCAGGCCCACGAGTTCGCCAACCAGCTGCACACCATCTCCGGGCTCATCCAGATCGGCGAACAGGACGAGGTGGTGCACTACATCCGCGCCTTGAGCCGCCATCGCCAGTCCCTGGACATCACCCTCAGCCGCCGTGTCCGCGACACCGCCGTGGCAGCCCTGCTGATGGCCAAGGCCTCCCTCGCCGCAGAGCGCCGGGTCGCCCTCCGGATCTCCGACGACACCGCGCTGGACCGGCTCACCCCGGAGGACGCCGCCGACGTGGCGACCGTGGTCGGCAACCTCGTCGACAACGCCGTGGACGCGGCCGCCCACGACGGCTGGGTCGAGGTCGAACTGCGCCAGGACGCCTCCAGCGTGGAGATCGTGGTCCGCGACTCCGGTCCCGGCGTGGCACCGGAACTCGCGCGGGAGGTCTTCTCCCACGGCTTCACCACCAAGGCCGCCCAGGAGGGCGAACGCGGTATGGGCCTGGCGCTGACCCGGCTCGTCTGCGAACGTCACGGCGGTGAGATCTCGGTGACCAACACCCCCGAGGGGGCCATGTTCACCGCGCGCATGACCGTCAGCCACCTCACCGACGCGGTGGCGGAAGGAGCGACATGA